CAATGGTTTATAGATAGACGTTTGTGTAACTGTGTTAGTTTTTCCTCTGGTTTTGAATTATAGATCTTGGGGAGCCTTCATGATGCATCATTTGGGAGATGAATGAATTTGATTTCTTAAAATGGAATCATGTGCATTTTCACTTTCTTTAACCTTAATCGTTTGTTGAATGTGGAAACTTAAGAAGGTTGTACTtgggtttattttttaaagaatgaaTATCATgctttatctatttttaaagaACTAAAGTCAGTTGTTGAATTGCAattaaccaaaataataaatctcATGCACTTTCTGGTTTATCTCTGGctttgaattaattttgttaacatttttttagagGAACTTATATCAATTGGAAGCATTACTGAACAAGCTTAAATCCAAGACCATAAGGACTGAACCACTTTCTCAATCTATTGTTGCCACAAGGTGACCTTTGGTATCTTAGTTTGACTTTATGATCCCCATGCCTATCCTAtagcttgattttttttattattttgtatcaCTTAGTAATTCTAGTCTCTTAGTAGTCTATGACATATTTTCTCAGTTTTTTCAACTGAATATAAGTTTTTTCAAGTCAATATAAGTTGCAATTAGGAAATCTTTGAATAATGAAAGAAGGTATCAATTGTCAACATGGTTGAGTGGCTGACTAAGTCAGCTTATGTTAAGGAGCTATAAAGTTATATAACCGTGCCACTGCTACAAGTGTACAAGTGCTATTCACAATGTCCCTAttgtgttgtatgtttgtctagGTTCTGTGGGTATTGTTGGGTCCTGCACAAAGATTAATAGGCCTATGGACTTTATCACAATTGTGGGGGTTAAAATAAAACCCCTAAAAGACAAATGTAAATGTTTTACTCAGTACTCACTTTATGTCCTTTTCttcttggaaaaaaaaagtgattaggTGCGGCTTGGGCTTAGGgattaatgtaattttattttaactattgaaTGTGATTtcatatccttttttttatctagaACTCTGCTTCTATATCTGATATGTTGAAGATGCCTTATTTATTTTGCTTAACTAGGCCAGCTTCCTTCCATAAGTCATGTGGATTTTAGGATTTGTGTCCACATTGCTCTTGTCTCTCGATGAAATCTAATTGTGTTGCTTATACTGTGTAGTATTCCTTATGACCTTAGCTATGAATCTTGGGAATGGTCATTGTTTCAATAGGGTCAAGGATACTCATTACCTGCAGATATACAGTATCTTGATGCTAGATGGGAAATTCCTATTGTGCTTCCTCTGCGTGATTGTTTTGCCCAAGAGATCAACATGCTATGCCGCCTTGATGGGTTTGTAGTCCTCTAGATATGTCATCACCATTTAAGAGAATAAAAGttggcatttttttttctattttatgttgTGTAAATTTCAGAGAATAAAAATTGTCTTCTATGTTTATCAGACTGAATTATATAAATCTTGCTGAATGAATGTGTCTCGTCTCTTTTTGGAGGGTAGTCTAAAGACTGTGAAACCCTAAAGGACAAAATGCAGATCTTGGTTTCCTTGCTTGCGCCATTTCTTGAGGATGTTCATTGTATTCTTGTAAGCTTAATTTTATGCTTcctaacataaaatcaattaaatttctgttttatatttgagttgattcatttaaatttcacaAGCATGAGGATCCTAATTTCTGTTTTATGTTTGActtcattcaattaaatttttttatctcaacaAAATGCATTCtgaatttgttgtttgtttcgGGTTAGGTGTTTTAAGGTTTTCATGTTTTGTTTAGGTGCAGGGGAATTGATGATGTGGTGGTAAGAATATATTGAGCCTAAAAAGGCAGTATTTCTTTATTAGTTATAATGTAGATAATATTgtaatattgttattataaatattaattttcatattatataattaaatttattgattattagcaatattgataatattgtaattataaatacTGATTTTCATATTATACAATAATATGTATTGATTATTAGCAATATTgataatattgaaaatataaaaaatgattattaattaatcaatttttaattgcatgttattaaatatttaacatcagTGCTTACTTAAGGACCGATGTAGAAATATCTTAGAAATAAGATATTTCTACATCGGTCCTTAAGTGAGCACCGATGTGGAAAAACACAATATAACACCGATGTAGAAGGTCTAATTTCTACATCGGTGGTCAGGATAGCACCGTTGTAAAAACTGCGATGTTCAACAACGGGCATGACGTCAACATCGACGTAGATAACATATTTTCTAAGTCGTTGATAACGTTAGCAATGTCTTCAATAAAGACTTTTCAAAGACAGTTGGTACGTTAGGCTCGATGTAGAAAACGTTGTCTTTCTACAACGGTGATTTGGGGGCCGATGTTgaaacttttaacttttaacgACATCCTATTCAACATCGGTTGaccaccgatgtagaatgtcatTTTGCACTGATGTAGAAACTGTGTTTTGTAGTAGTGTGAGGAGTCGTGTTTTTtatatagttcatagatagactttatgtgttaaaatgttttctgggttagACCTGAATTGAGAGGGAGAGGCCATGACGGACTctttggagtctaggccttgggggtaaatacactcggtttgagtgctcctttaaaccTGTGtcgatcccatatggttggagaaTTCTCACAAAACAGCATGACCTTGATTGGTCTGCCTATGATTTTGCCTAGTGaaagtgacctgacttactagtgtgtggtgACCAGTTTAGGTAGGACTATGGTGTCCTAATACatagtttatgaaaaaaataatcatagaaAATGAAGGCATTCACATAACGACACATGATGGTCAACAAATGGTGTATCATATATTGTATTAGAGGCCAATAAGAAGGTTATACCTTATAATAGGTCTATTGAGTCTGGTCACCCACTTGGTAAGAAAGTGGGTTATCACTACAAAATGCCAGCTTAGTTGTTGACAAATATAAGACTCCCATCACAGGTCTAGCCGAGGTAGACAAGTAGCATGCATAAGTTTTGAGAAGCTGCTCCTCTGGAACTATCTCAAATGTTTGCCTAAAGATCTTTTCATACCCTCTTTCTGCAAGAACCTTAGTTCCTTGAGTAATCCTCCCCACGACAACATCAACAAAACTAGGTCCCATTTTCACTGTTccatgcaaaattaattaaataataataataaaggaaaacatacataaataaataatcagaggaaatgaaatgaataCATGTCCCTATGATCAAATAAGTGCAACTAATCAATAAGTTAATAAcacataataaacaaaatggAAAATGTAAAGAAACTTGTAAGATTTACAAAACAATTACCTTTTTGTCGaaacaacaagaaaaaacaACAAAGCATTCAAGGAAAAGGAATACATTCATCTTAAGATAACAATACAACTCCCAATGTCGTGCAACGACCATCTCATCCATGGCATTAtagcaaatttttttttcaagcttATAAAATATCACTCCATAGTATGGATGAATAGCGATGAACTTTCCATGTCTATTGACTTCcttaaaaacaacaatatcaTACCTAGAGGACATACTTGATGGGTCTTGAGCCTTCAACTTATGCAATGGAAGTGAAAAGCATGGTTACAAACTCTTGTACAAGATTCGGTCAGAGCAAGCAACAATTTGAGTAATTCTACTCTTGCTAAGCCAAAATGTAACAAGTAGAGAAGCATATATACTAGGAGAAAAAACCTGCgcacttttttaaaaatcctaAAAAGCCTTCAATATGGATTTTTACCCTATGTTGCTCTGTGCGGGGAATAGGTACAAGTATCTAATACAATATGCAAATgtgataatattttgaaaaaaattaacagtgacaatatattgaataaaatataaataaataaaatattatccaGATGTGGTTATCCTATCACAACTCAAAAACCCAAGCGAAATGCATTATTTCTCTCTTGCAACTTCACCACACCATTATTCCCTACTATTTCCCACTCCCTCGAGGGAGGTATTAAGTGATAGTGAGACTTTGTGTATTATggattttttaactatcatttaTCACTTAGGTTGTGGGTAATTCTGTGGAGAAGTGTTCAACTCAATTCCTAATCATAATTTGTTTGCACCCAGAGAGGGTGATGTTCCTTTTGGACAAGTGTTCAACTAATTTCCTAATGAGTTTTACTTATGAAAAGACTATTTGCATGGCTCATATGAGCATAAAACTCAACTTTACACGTGGAGAAGGGTGTTCATTTTATGATAAGAATGATGTccaatcaaacaatttcacaacaATATGAATTTGAGTTTGTGGCTATGGCATCATGAAGATTAGGTAGCCAGATAAAAAGGAAAAcactaaaagatgaaaaaaatatgctCTACATTATATGCTTAAGAAGCTGACTTTGCATTAGATGAAAAGCTTAACAGAAAAGGAGGACGAGTAGAGTATATGTATTAAGATAATTGAAAAACATATATACAAGGAAAGACCATCTAAGTAAAAAGCCTAAATCAGAGCATAAGGGCGAGCAAATTGCACCCTTTAACTCACTAAAAGAGTAACAAATAACAAGCTGTCACACTCACAACACAGTATACATAGCAGATGatcaaaacatgtttttattagGTTTATTGTTTTCAGACAATCAATCATCGTGACTCAAATACCCCTTCACTTAAAAAATCCTATCAATAACTTCCATCACCAATAAATGAATACAAAACATCAGTAATTTACTGAAATTTTTTCTgcaacaaaatttaaaacaaaatcaccAACTAATTCAGGGGAAAACAAGTAGATAAAAATAACAGTAATGAACAAAATGACGCATATAATTGGAGAATATTAAAGGGCTTTAGAGCGTACCCCAAGCTACAGTGCATTCCTCGCTAGTGGTGCTAGCTTGGTTGGCCTGACACTCAATACCTAAACCAGTAATCAAACTAAAATCGAATTAAGTTATTCTCTTAGAAAAACGATAACTCACAACACACAGACAATAAGTTGAATTAACATGCTTACAGAGATCCATGATATGGTTCCGACAAATAGCAGAATTATCCATGACAATATCTGCaccaaaagaataataaattaaaagaaagaaatgaaaattaggGTTTGGGAAAACATTGAGAGAGGCACACTCCAAGCCTAGAGAGAAACCACATTCCACTTCTTGATCTTGAATCGCTTCAGCTTCTTGGTGGACGAAGATGGACCACCGCTGCTGGAGGCTTCACCGGCTGGAAACACGATCACGTCGGAATCCAGTGTCGCCATGATGCCTCTCGGGCTCAGTCAGAGTTTTCAGCCTCCATGGCTGAGGTTAGGGCAGTGGAGAAGTGCAAAGGGAGAAAGGGAAGATGCTTGGAGGGGAGCTCGAAAGGCTTTAGGGGATAGGGTTTCAGAGAAGAATAAGGTAGCGCGTAAGTGGGTATGAGAGTTTTTAGAAAAAAgtgacaacatcgattttttcaaTAATCGATGTTGTGCATATTTCTTAAAcgattaacatcgattttttttacaaaactgaTATTAACATCAtcacgttaacatcgatttgttcaaaaaccaattttattaaaattaatttatttacaaaaataccacTGCCcttttattaacatcggttttattaaaaaccgatgttagagtagcgatgttgaaagtgttttttttagccGTGTTAGGCTCTTCCCAAGGCCCACCGAGAATGACCTTGGATAGCACAGGCAAGCCTCTACAAAATCCTACACTGATATAAACTTACATTCATCCCAACCTCTTTCCAACAACACCACCCACCCCCCATCTGTCATTCACCCCCACCCATCATTACCTATGCCACTTTACCATTCACGCATCATTGGAGTTGAAAATGAAGCCCCCAAAACTATGTTATACCCTTCTTCTAGAACCAAATCTCACCTTTAAGGTCACCATCCCACACATGCAATCCTCAAATTCACACATCTATCAATGAATTCGGCCATTCTCGAAGCCTTCGGCATTGCCGGAGAGTCCACCATCAGGATTGCAAGACAACAAAAGGGTAAGTGTTGTCTCCGTCAGCACTCCAATCAGCTCCATAACTACCATCATCAGATCTAGATTCACACTGGTGCGAATCTGCAAGGATAGTGGTGCAACACCGACAGTGCGATTTTGATGCTGTGATGCGACTTGGTGTAGTGCGACAACAGTGGTGGATCTGAGTGTGTTGTGCATTGGATCTAGGTTTAAAGATGAATATAATGATTTGTGAGATATAGGTTGGTTGTAAGATTTGGGTTACTCATCGATGCGATGCCACCGTTGgcactgaatcaatttgaaaaaggTTTGCagcgagagagagagggaggctCTCTGGAAGCTTCAGTTGGGTTTGAATctagaaatttcaaaatgtttattgtgcatttttgttgttgttgagttaGATTTGGGTTTGAATCTAAAAATTTGGGTATTTGTTGTTTATTATTTGTTGTTGACGACCTTGAGTTtgaatctaaatttttttaatgaattcttTATATTGTTGTGGCTTGAAGAAGATTAATATTGAGTAGGATTGacgatttttaattattatgattttaaattaattatttaaaaattaaaatacaaatataatactAAGCTTCTTAATGGGAAATGAAAAAAGATATCTACATGaaactttttaaaacataaaagagtcatatttgaatgttttaattttatgtaacaaaaaaaatgtgaaatttaatagataaaaaataacattaagcCAAATTTAAATCCGCACAAGCAATTTTGTTAAATGTTTCAAcaatcattttaaaatcaaagaAAGGTGGCAAAATATGTTTGAATATGGGTGAAGGTTCAATATGACATTACTAATTTAGAAAGCAATTTTAAAAGaacaagtttattttaaaagaagaaataaactttaaaatacATTTGGCACGTGATAAACCTAATATCAAAACTAAAGAAACATATGCAAATGTGTGAATTTTCAGGAAGCTAATTTTTATTACACCACAAGATAAGTAGTAAACTTGtcattgaaaataagaaaatcattaaaaCATCTTTCCATCTTTAGAAAAAATCTTCAAAAGATTTGATTTGAAACACTAATATACATGACAACTAACTTTGAAAACAATATGCAATTGAGagtaaagaaaagagaaagacagAAAAAACCATAAGGGTGGTAACTCCATAAAACAATCTTGGGTCACATATGGTTATAAAACATTGATAAAATCTTCACTCAACAAAGGAACTCAACATGATATAtcttaaaaatagaatttcaaaaataaactatatataGTCATTGTATTGCAACAAATATAAATCTGATCTAGATTTTTCATTGAATTGATACAAAgtcttaaaaatgaataaaaatctatataaaaaaagatatcttAACAgttacaataattataaaatgttttttacatTTCGTGCAAACATAAAAACAGGTTTAGGCCTCAATGGCctcaatcagcatcacaatgaCCACACCTGTAACAGTATAAGAAATCACAACGTCAACTACAATGTTGAAGCCTCTCCCTTTGTCCAATGTAAGTCCCCACATTATCATCAATTAGTGACAGAAAAAGAGAACTCATCTTCAGTCATAGTCCTTGAATACAAATCCCCTTCACTGACATAAGAAGAGTATTCTTCATCACTATCCTTCTCCTTTAACTCCTCAATCTTTGCCAGTGCCTCCCTCCAATCCCACCTACTCTCCACACTCCATTTGCAGCAAAACATTCCAATCCTCAGCAGCTTCAGCATCTCACCCTCCCCATTCCTGGTCCCCATAATGTCCTTATCAAACACCTCACCAGTCCACTCTTCCCTCACTACTGAGTCCACCCATGTTGCCAAGTCAGAATTGTTCCCACCCTTCCCATGCCTCAGATAATTTGCTGGGAACTTCCCTGTTAGAAGCTCCAGAATGAGGATCCCCAGACACCACACATCACTTTTCACATTTGGCCTTCCAAATTGGTTCACCTCTGGGGCCTTGTAGGCCGCCATGAACCGCTGAGCATGACTCTTGGTCATCACTGGCACAAGGCCATACTCTGTCAAGTGTGGCTCAAATGAATGGTCCAAAACAACATTGGAGGACTTGAGATGGCCATGCGGTAGATTTTGGCCAGGGAAGCTTTCGTAGAGGTATGCTAAGCCTCTAGCTACTCCTTTTACGATTTTCAAACGGGTTGACCAGTTTAGCACTGAGCCATTTCTATCTGCATGTCAATGCAAAATTTGGTAATGGtaatcaattttctttaaatttgaagtagtactaaattttaatgaataaatagtTTAAGCATTGATACtgttattcaatcacaaattgtCATCTAACATGTATGATAAGTCATATCAATGATATTAACCGACAATTATcttatagaaattaattaaactcaATATTAGTTGTGATAAAAGTTCAAACTCTCGTTGAGTTATTCCAAAAGTTTAAGCTATTATATGAACATctctccaacaacaacaaacgtgGTATCCCACCAAGTGAGGTTGGTTACATATAACATGCCGCTATTAGGCTTGGTTAAAAATCAATCTTATAAACATTATTTACCATAACAATAAAACTACTGCACCACCTAGTGCACTTTTCATATCTCTAACAAAATGAATTGATTCAAGCTGGTCAGGATTGATGaacatttttaattcattaattggTTGAAGCCAACAAGAGTGACAGACTTTACCTATAACTATAATAGTTGCAactattacaaaatataaaacattgaCATACCATGTAGATGACTGGCCAAGCTGCCATTTTCGGCATAGTCATAAaccaaaaacttatcttcttttCTGTAGTAGAATGCATCAAGGGGGAGAAGATTAGGGTGTGTCAAACTTCCAAGCCTTTTCATGTGCTCAATGAACTCTTGTTTCCCAGCATTGTTCATGTGCCTAAACCTCTTCACAACCACAGTTGGTCCATTCAAAATCATAGCCTTGTATGTGGACCCGAAACTGCCACTACCAAGAACCACGGCAGAGGCTCTAAGCAGGTCTTGCAAATCAAACCCCCCTTTGTCTTCCCTAACAAAGTTCAATGCCCCATCACCACCCTTCTTGAAATCACTTGTCACATCAATGGATTGTGACTCCCTGAAGTCTACACTGTTCTTGGAATTCTCCTGCTTGCTTAATATTAAGGGTTGCAACCTTTTTCTCCAGTGGTTACGGATAAATAGAAGTGCTACTATTGAAGCAACAACAACCACTACGATCACTATAATGACGGTTATAAGGATTCGGTAtttgtttccctttctttgAGATGAATCAGGGTAGGGAATCTCTGATCTAGACTCGTTGCCACCAATCTCATTGCACGGACTCATCGGTTTTCCACATAGGCCTTTGTTGCCTGTGTTGCACAAGAACAATTAAATTGAACATGTAAGATAACAtccaacaagaagaagaaaaaaaaaacagtatctAGTATTCAGTTTAAAGTATATTCTCTAAGATAACTTTAAGGAGTATGTGTAATTGAATGGATGATCTATGAATTACTAAGTCAAGTTGCTGATGCATAAATCTGAATCCAATACCAGTAGTAACTTTTTCTGTATCAGGGAATTAAGTCTATAAAGCTTTCACACGTAATAAtcacttttatttataaaccTCTGGGAATATTACGTGAACCAGAAACACAATACCTCAATGAATTTTCAAAGTCAATGGTAATTGACTAATATTTACCCCCTctcaaaatagaaaaggaaaagaacacAAAGGAGGGTCACTAATAACAAAATGAATTCAAGATCAAACAAACAGAAAGAATATCGAGCATCTAAACTAGGTTTTGAAAAATGGTCTACGTCTGCAATTTTGGCTGCAACCtcaaggttttttttatatgtctGCAACTGCAATTATGACTATACCGGCTACATTTGTCCACAATTTCCTGTAATATCTATTAAGGAACATGAAGAAAccacaattataatttaaaaccttCCAAGTTGTATCTgaatgtaatttaaaatttattgttaggCTAATGACACTGCAAGAGTTTCCCAAATGtgctattaaattttatatatgatctATGTAGCAAGGAATGATAGGAAGCAAAAGCTTTAGTTTGGCAAAGGAGTGAGGTTCAAATAAGTTATGAGTAAACATggattttcaaaaacaaataaaataaattaaatatgcaacgacaaacaacaaacaaattaaaaactaagTCTGTTGGTGAAAAAACAGAAATGACTATTAACTTACCAGCAAATGAACTTGGATCCTTGTTGCTTAAGCTTTCTGGTATTGAACCTTCCAATTGGTTATGCGACAAATTAAACATTCTGAAATCCTTTTGTTGAAACTCTGGTatgcttcctccaaaactatTCCCACGCAAGTCCAAATCCCAAAGTCTAGGCAAGTTAGCAAGTGACTTAGGAATATGACCCGTGAAGCCATTCTCTGCCAAGAAAACCCTTTTCAGTTTTGTCATGCCCTCAAAAGCATCATCCGGAATATCGCCAGAGAATTTATTGTTGGACAGAAACAATGCCCTTAACCTCACAAGCTTTTTGAACTCAGGCATTGGACCCTCAAATGTATTGTTCATGACACTAAAGCTTGTCAAAGTTGGCAATTCCAACAAGGTGTCTACATCAATCTTCCCACCTAGACTCATATTGTGTAGTCTCAAGCCATAAAATGTTTGGTCAGTGTGGTTGCATAACAAACCTCTCCAACTACATAAACTAGACTCATTCACCCAGTTGTTTAAGGCATTGTTATTGGACAAGGAAGCTTTGAACCTCATCAAAATTTGAGCATCTGTGTCTCCCAACAATGGCTCAAAACATAGGGCGAACACCAAAAGCGTAAGAAGGCAATAGTATGCTCTTCTAAGAGCCATAATTAGTTGATCAGAGGTCGAACCAAAATTGGTTGATGAGAAAGGAAATAGAGGGAATAgtgaaaataaagaacaaaagaacTATTGAGAGTTCGGAAGAGAGTGTGCATAGGAAATTATGATTCCATGGTTTAAGGGGTGACATTGACAAAGTCCTACATGGCTACATGCAAATTAAGAATGATGAGCTGGTTAGGCCGGCCATATACAAGTATTAATTTGGATTTGGACCTTGTTTTCTATGGTAATACTTTTGTTTAATGGCATAGAGAGGTTAGTTGAAAgctgttttttttcttgttattgatGAGATAGTGTCTTCTACCCAATTGGCCGTAGCTAGATTCATAAAATTTTTATGtgagttttatttgtttagtgtgtgcTTTGTTATATTCTGATGTTACGTTGATCGTAGTTTGTATGTGCcatgtgtttttattttgtgtccTACATGCATTTCGTTCGTAAATATATTGATGAGAACTAAGAACTTCCCAATAGCGGCATTATTATTACgatgaaattacaaaaaagaACGCATATATAACTATAAGTACCCAGTCATACGagaatttctatatatataaagacaaGTTATATCATGAGTTCCACATATTTTAGGatactttttataatattattatttttgcctATTTCTCTACGTCTCTTTTTATCTCACATTTTTCTCTTGCATTCCTAATTCTCTTATGATTGTACAAAAATGATTTCACAGAGACTACATATTGGATTATTGGAGAATTTCTATATTAAAAGAGCGAGAAAGTACTAACAAAAGTacttaacatgtttttttattaattaggaAAGTATTATTGCCTGTATTGTTATTTGTCCACTTTAGAAAGAAAAGTTTACTTGATCAAAGGGTACCCTTGGCTTCAGTTTCTACTCGTCATATTTCTTATCTGCAGCGCATAAATTATCGAGGGTCTCATTATCCCATAACAAAGCAACTGAAATTTATGGCATTGGTTAACGAAAAAAActgatgtttatatatatatatatatgaacttcatcaatattttattaatctttattacaAGTTTTTAAAACTCTTCCATCACATTACCCCTCTCTCATCTAGTGGTCAttcttcttataaaaaatttctatttatagaccTATATAACATTCtattattaaaagaagaaataaattctTAGTtcatatataatcattttaaatctaaacaacattccaaagaaaatatttttttataaatttaaacaacaCCCTAgagatttgaaattaaaaatttgaattatttcaTAACAATCATTtcctcaattaaaatttctaaacttCATATTCAACGTCCACCATCATGAATGTTTGTTAAATCATGCTTCTACTCTGCGAACTTTGGTATGTTTCTGGGTTATGTTTGGTGAGTATTTGTTACTAGATATGTgaattttaacaatatttttgtttgtctaacacttaataaaaatattactaaaaatatttggtaaaatttaaaaaatgttatcaaattataaataaatgttactaatatgtttttatgacattttatCTAATGTTGTATATAGTTTATGTTGTTAAAGcctaaaaatattacaaaaagacTTTAACAACATGAACTATATAAGacatttgataaattttgtaaaacatgttagtaacatttattcataattttgcCACATTTTCCGAATGTCGTCAAAAGTTTTTAATAACATTTCTAttaagtgtttgataaaaaaaatattactaaagaTCAAATTTGTAATTGGATGGTCTTGATTGACTTGTCGACTAATACCAAAAAAAACTACCATTGAAATATACCGCTTGACTTCCATATCAATAATTAAGAGAGATAGTATACTTAAGCTTCGATACTTTGTTAGCAATCCACCAGAAGACCACACCAACAGGCACAGGAGGAAGACAACATGACCAGCTTATTTGCAGGATTATGAGACCTAAGAGATTGGCCTGAGGAAATGGTGCCAAAtagaaatcagaaatcagttgcaACCAAATTATATTTCTAGGATTAATAAATAGTTTGGTATAATTATGTTACACAAGTTTGTTAGGGATTCTGTTATCCTAATACTATATTAAGAAGGTTGTAGATAATGAAAAGTAGAGAAAAGTTTACCTATATTCCATAGTCCACAGGAGGTTTCCTTGTCCTCGAAACAAGGCTTGTGCGATCTTTACCTCTGCTCTAACAATTGGTCCGACTTGCCATGGCCGACCACGGCACCCGCAAAACCACTACCGACCGCCTTGAGGAAGCCATATCCTGCCTATCCGTCAACCACACATCCCTCGCCGACAAACATACAGACCTGGCCGATAA
The genomic region above belongs to Glycine max cultivar Williams 82 chromosome 14, Glycine_max_v4.0, whole genome shotgun sequence and contains:
- the LOC100781593 gene encoding pollen receptor-like kinase 5 translates to MALRRAYYCLLTLLVFALCFEPLLGDTDAQILMRFKASLSNNNALNNWVNESSLCSWRGLLCNHTDQTFYGLRLHNMSLGGKIDVDTLLELPTLTSFSVMNNTFEGPMPEFKKLVRLRALFLSNNKFSGDIPDDAFEGMTKLKRVFLAENGFTGHIPKSLANLPRLWDLDLRGNSFGGSIPEFQQKDFRMFNLSHNQLEGSIPESLSNKDPSSFAGNKGLCGKPMSPCNEIGGNESRSEIPYPDSSQRKGNKYRILITVIIVIVVVVVASIVALLFIRNHWRKRLQPLILSKQENSKNSVDFRESQSIDVTSDFKKGGDGALNFVREDKGGFDLQDLLRASAVVLGSGSFGSTYKAMILNGPTVVVKRFRHMNNAGKQEFIEHMKRLGSLTHPNLLPLDAFYYRKEDKFLVYDYAENGSLASHLHDRNGSVLNWSTRLKIVKGVARGLAYLYESFPGQNLPHGHLKSSNVVLDHSFEPHLTEYGLVPVMTKSHAQRFMAAYKAPEVNQFGRPNVKSDVWCLGILILELLTGKFPANYLRHGKGGNNSDLATWVDSVVREEWTGEVFDKDIMGTRNGEGEMLKLLRIGMFCCKWSVESRWDWREALAKIEELKEKDSDEEYSSYVSEGDLYSRTMTEDEFSFSVTN